In a single window of the Melioribacteraceae bacterium genome:
- a CDS encoding response regulator, whose translation MKVQDTIVIIDDEAQIRKILSITLEAEEYKVIESSKGRDGIIAVANYHPQLVILDLGLPDQDGLTVLSEIRTWSSVPIIVLSVRSREEVIVKALDLGADDYVTKPFNTFELLARIRASLRRAHQINNSHVINNGNLKIDLSQRIVYNKNEEVKLTNTEYLLLMLFFKNMGKVLTYNFVLKEIWGPSHTEDSQYLRVFIGQIRKKIEEDAAHPKYIITESGVGYRMKLQES comes from the coding sequence ATGAAAGTTCAAGACACTATTGTAATTATTGATGATGAAGCACAAATAAGAAAAATCCTTTCAATAACTTTAGAGGCAGAAGAGTATAAAGTAATTGAGTCTTCTAAAGGAAGAGATGGCATAATCGCCGTCGCAAATTATCATCCTCAGTTAGTCATACTTGATCTTGGACTTCCCGATCAAGACGGATTAACCGTATTGTCGGAAATTAGAACATGGTCAAGTGTGCCAATTATTGTTTTGTCGGTTCGAAGCAGGGAAGAAGTAATTGTGAAAGCCCTTGATCTTGGAGCAGATGATTATGTAACAAAGCCATTTAATACTTTTGAACTGCTTGCTAGAATTAGGGCAAGTTTACGGAGGGCGCATCAAATCAACAACAGCCATGTAATCAATAACGGAAATCTTAAAATTGATTTATCGCAAAGAATAGTTTATAATAAAAATGAGGAAGTAAAATTGACAAATACAGAATATCTTCTACTTATGCTATTTTTTAAAAATATGGGAAAAGTTTTAACATATAATTTTGTGTTAAAAGAAATATGGGGACCCTCACACACGGAGGATTCTCAATATTTGAGAGTCTTTATTGGGCAAATAAGGAAAAAAATTGAGGAAGATGCCGCGCATCCCAAATACATAATTACCGAATCGGGAGTTGGTTACAGAATGAAGCTGCAAGAAAGTTAA
- a CDS encoding alpha/beta fold hydrolase — protein MMNLTNIIAPHNAHPFVYSGTTLEHAKAVMIMIHGRGSTAQNILSLVDELNVDGIVYIAPQASDYSWYPYSFLSPVKMNEPGRSSGLSVIDSIANQLSEYGFTSDKIFLLGFSQGACLSLEYAARFPKKVAAVFGLSGGLIGDRSELINYYGDLQGTEIFLGCSDIDPHIPLQRINETEQIFLSLNAKVEKRIYNGMGHTVNNDEIDFIRCALSKS, from the coding sequence ATGATGAATCTTACAAATATAATTGCACCGCATAACGCACATCCCTTTGTTTATTCCGGAACAACGCTGGAACATGCAAAAGCTGTAATGATAATGATTCATGGGCGTGGCTCTACTGCCCAAAATATTTTATCGTTGGTCGATGAATTAAATGTTGATGGAATTGTCTACATTGCTCCACAAGCCAGTGATTATTCATGGTATCCATACAGTTTTCTTTCTCCTGTAAAAATGAATGAACCGGGAAGATCATCGGGTTTATCAGTGATTGATTCAATAGCTAATCAATTGAGTGAATATGGTTTTACTTCGGATAAAATTTTCTTATTGGGTTTTTCCCAAGGGGCTTGTTTGAGTTTGGAATATGCGGCTCGTTTTCCAAAAAAAGTTGCGGCAGTTTTTGGTTTGAGCGGTGGATTAATTGGTGATCGATCTGAACTAATAAATTATTATGGCGATTTGCAAGGAACCGAGATATTCCTAGGTTGCAGCGATATAGACCCCCACATTCCCCTTCAACGAATTAATGAGACAGAACAAATTTTTCTTTCACTAAACGCAAAAGTTGAAAAAAGAATATATAATGGAATGGGGCATACTGTGAATAATGATGAGATTGATTTTATAAGATGTGCCTTATCAAAAAGTTGA
- a CDS encoding ring-cleaving dioxygenase, giving the protein MENNITGIHHITAMAGNPQTNYDFYTHILGLRFIKKTVNFDAPDVYHFYYGDETGTPGTILTFFPFPDARRGKRGIGEISKISFRIPANSLDYWVDRLSALAVSFNSPSVHFGYPYLSFLDPDGMLVELVADPIADSIPGWNNGDIQAEHSIRNFFGVEFLLNDSTETETLLSNVLGFKFIESINNIKRYSTGDGSSLSFIDLKTNLQIGPPQNGAGTVHHIAWRTANDETQNNWRNKIIETGLYPTEQRDRNYFRSIYFREPGGILFEIATDEPGFLIDEDLHSLGTELKLPNWYESKRDIIESRLYPLITKEVVRK; this is encoded by the coding sequence ATGGAAAATAATATTACAGGAATACATCACATAACAGCGATGGCGGGAAATCCACAAACCAATTACGACTTTTATACACATATACTTGGTCTGCGATTTATAAAAAAAACCGTAAACTTTGACGCACCTGACGTGTACCATTTTTACTATGGTGATGAAACTGGAACCCCCGGTACAATATTAACATTTTTCCCGTTTCCTGATGCACGACGAGGAAAACGGGGTATCGGAGAAATTTCAAAGATTTCATTTCGTATACCTGCTAATTCGTTGGATTATTGGGTTGATAGATTATCAGCACTAGCTGTTTCATTTAACAGTCCATCAGTTCATTTTGGTTATCCATATCTATCTTTCCTTGATCCTGATGGTATGCTGGTAGAATTAGTCGCCGACCCAATTGCTGATTCAATTCCCGGATGGAACAATGGAGATATTCAAGCAGAGCATTCAATTCGCAACTTTTTTGGTGTAGAATTTTTATTAAATGATTCTACCGAAACAGAAACTCTTCTCTCTAATGTGCTTGGCTTTAAGTTTATTGAATCAATTAATAATATTAAAAGATACTCAACCGGAGACGGGTCTTCTTTATCTTTTATTGATTTGAAGACAAATCTGCAAATTGGTCCCCCGCAAAATGGCGCTGGAACTGTTCATCATATTGCATGGCGAACCGCGAATGATGAGACTCAAAACAACTGGCGAAATAAAATAATTGAGACTGGGCTGTATCCAACAGAACAGAGAGATAGAAATTATTTTCGTTCAATTTATTTTAGAGAACCGGGAGGAATTTTATTTGAGATTGCTACAGATGAACCCGGTTTTCTTATTGATGAAGATTTACATTCACTTGGTACAGAACTAAAATTGCCCAATTGGTACGAAAGCAAAAGAGATATTATTGAATCACGACTCTATCCTTTAATTACAAAAGAAGTTGTACGGAAATGA
- a CDS encoding MarR family transcriptional regulator, whose translation MKLEDEIQQKKFRNEYHKLAVNIIFTHGWLIEYQNSLLKKYKVTGAQYNILRILRGQHPNPASVNLLKERMLDKMSDASRLVDRLISKGLVDRKICMEDRRRVEVKITPEGLSLLKKIDEHNEEFDNNLVKLSEQETKTLNDLLDKLRG comes from the coding sequence ATGAAATTAGAAGACGAAATTCAACAGAAAAAATTTAGAAATGAATATCATAAGCTTGCCGTGAATATAATTTTTACTCACGGCTGGCTTATTGAATATCAAAACAGTCTGCTAAAAAAATACAAAGTAACCGGAGCGCAATATAATATATTAAGAATATTGAGGGGTCAGCACCCAAATCCCGCATCGGTTAATCTACTAAAAGAAAGGATGCTTGATAAAATGAGCGACGCTTCCCGACTGGTAGACCGGCTAATTTCAAAAGGTTTAGTTGATAGAAAAATTTGTATGGAAGATAGAAGAAGAGTGGAAGTTAAAATAACTCCCGAGGGATTATCACTACTTAAAAAAATTGATGAGCACAATGAAGAGTTTGATAATAATTTAGTCAAGCTTAGTGAACAAGAAACAAAAACGCTAAATGATTTATTAGATAAACTCCGCGGTTAG
- a CDS encoding YceI family protein — protein MRTIKIFSLLLLMTAVSIAQTKWELDKSHSKVGFSVSHLVITDVDGLFKDYSGSITTNGDDFSTAKIDFTINTASISTENEGRDKHLRSDDFFNAEKFPQMTFKSKSMKKVNDKNYKLVGDLTIRDVTKQVELDVRFNGMVKDPWGNTKAGFKISGEINRFDYNLKWNNTVETGGLVVGKEVTLKIDLQLKKS, from the coding sequence ATGCGCACAATAAAAATCTTTTCTTTACTGCTTTTAATGACAGCAGTTTCAATTGCCCAGACCAAATGGGAATTAGATAAATCACACTCCAAAGTAGGATTTAGCGTTTCTCACCTTGTTATTACCGATGTTGATGGGCTATTTAAAGATTATAGTGGTTCTATTACTACTAATGGCGACGATTTTTCCACGGCCAAAATTGACTTCACAATAAATACCGCAAGCATTTCAACCGAAAATGAGGGTCGCGACAAGCACCTCCGTTCAGATGATTTCTTTAACGCCGAAAAATTTCCCCAAATGACTTTTAAAAGTAAATCGATGAAAAAGGTAAATGATAAAAATTATAAACTGGTTGGAGATTTAACAATCCGAGATGTAACAAAACAAGTTGAATTGGATGTTCGTTTTAATGGTATGGTTAAAGATCCTTGGGGAAATACGAAAGCCGGTTTTAAAATTTCGGGCGAGATCAACAGATTTGATTACAACTTGAAGTGGAATAATACTGTTGAAACGGGTGGATTAGTTGTTGGTAAAGAAGTCACTCTTAAAATTGATCTTCAACTTAAAAAATCATAA
- a CDS encoding cation transporter, producing MSGKHSHHHHNISLNTTTGRLFITIALNLVITAVQIIGGIISGSLSLITDALHNFSDAVSVVLTYIAIKLKSKETSFKHTFGLKRAEILAALINASVLIVIYVYLFYLALLRFYDPVEIEYQSMTIVAVVGLVANIIGTLLLKKDAANNINIRSSYLHLLSDSISSVAIIMGAIAIAVWNINWIDPLLTIVIGLYIIRESYIILKEAVHVLMEGAPLNVSIDDIQQEVVKFSEVDDIHHIHLWMVGDNDIHLEAHVNVKDMQISQSDILRKKIEEQLHHKFGIHHITLQFECNQCPEIGLLGKYR from the coding sequence ATGAGCGGGAAACATTCACATCACCATCATAATATTTCATTAAATACCACAACTGGGCGACTGTTTATAACAATTGCGCTCAATCTTGTTATTACGGCAGTTCAGATTATTGGGGGAATAATTTCGGGAAGTTTATCTTTAATAACTGATGCGCTTCATAATTTTAGTGATGCCGTTTCGGTCGTACTAACCTATATAGCAATTAAATTAAAAAGTAAAGAAACCTCCTTTAAACATACTTTCGGTTTGAAACGGGCGGAAATTTTAGCCGCGTTAATTAACGCCTCTGTGTTAATTGTGATATATGTTTATCTTTTTTATTTGGCACTTCTTCGCTTTTATGATCCGGTAGAAATTGAATATCAATCAATGACCATTGTTGCGGTTGTTGGTCTTGTTGCCAACATAATTGGAACCTTATTATTAAAAAAGGATGCCGCCAATAATATTAACATCCGCTCCTCCTACCTTCACTTGTTGAGTGATTCAATTTCTTCCGTTGCAATAATTATGGGAGCAATTGCAATTGCTGTTTGGAACATTAATTGGATCGATCCCCTATTAACAATAGTAATTGGTTTATATATAATAAGAGAAAGCTATATCATTCTTAAAGAAGCTGTTCACGTGTTGATGGAGGGTGCGCCATTAAATGTATCTATAGATGATATTCAACAGGAAGTAGTTAAATTTTCTGAGGTTGATGATATTCACCATATACATCTTTGGATGGTTGGGGATAACGATATCCATCTTGAGGCTCATGTAAATGTTAAAGATATGCAGATTAGTCAGAGCGACATCCTGAGAAAAAAAATAGAAGAACAACTACACCATAAATTTGGAATTCATCACATAACCCTTCAGTTTGAGTGCAATCAGTGTCCTGAAATTGGTCTTTTGGGAAAATATCGATAA
- the dgt gene encoding dNTP triphosphohydrolase — protein MKNKFYTQFDTERLKKNSRDDDYRTPFQIDRDRIIHSSEFRRLQGKTQVFLPGEYDFYRTRLTHSIEVAQIGRSISTFLYSKEKEILNKEYFIDEDLVESICLAHDLGHPPFGHAGERKLNELMKKYGGFEGNAQTLRLIADIFYRENDHHRGMNPTRAFLDGILKYKATFSEFKKPENHFIYDEQKQYITFVFSGLKIPKIISHPSKINSFRSIECQIMDWADDTAYAINDLVDSISGGFITIPKLIQWKEEKAETEFQKHIIDEIIEWITKSVFKKKFGAQIGSFISACGLHEEKNFMSGITNRYKYSLTINDDVLERAKVYKTISVDLVFRSSQLHQIEYKGNLMIEQLFNLFFTNYIKSAKGIKLLPDFNDQILTSEKTTKRRARLICDYIAGATDGYAMRLYRRMFDPDYSSISDLV, from the coding sequence ATGAAAAACAAATTTTATACTCAGTTTGATACAGAAAGACTAAAAAAAAATTCAAGGGATGATGATTACCGCACCCCATTTCAAATTGATAGGGATAGAATAATACATTCATCGGAATTCCGCAGGCTACAGGGGAAGACACAAGTTTTTCTCCCCGGTGAATATGATTTCTACAGAACTCGATTAACTCATTCAATTGAAGTTGCACAAATAGGAAGATCAATATCGACGTTTCTATATTCGAAGGAAAAAGAAATTCTAAATAAAGAATATTTTATTGATGAGGATCTGGTTGAATCTATTTGTCTTGCGCACGATTTGGGGCATCCGCCATTTGGGCATGCCGGAGAAAGAAAGTTAAATGAGTTAATGAAAAAATATGGAGGATTTGAGGGAAACGCTCAAACTCTTCGATTGATAGCTGATATTTTTTATAGAGAAAATGATCATCACCGTGGAATGAATCCCACAAGAGCATTTCTTGATGGTATTCTCAAATACAAAGCCACGTTTAGTGAATTTAAAAAGCCGGAAAATCATTTTATTTATGATGAACAAAAACAATATATAACTTTTGTGTTTAGCGGTTTGAAAATTCCCAAAATAATTTCACATCCCTCAAAAATTAATTCGTTTAGAAGTATTGAATGCCAAATAATGGATTGGGCAGATGATACGGCTTACGCTATTAATGACTTAGTAGATTCAATATCGGGCGGGTTCATCACAATTCCAAAACTAATTCAATGGAAAGAAGAAAAAGCAGAAACCGAGTTTCAAAAACATATCATTGATGAAATAATTGAATGGATTACGAAATCCGTATTTAAAAAGAAGTTTGGTGCCCAAATCGGATCATTTATAAGCGCTTGCGGTCTCCATGAAGAAAAAAACTTTATGAGCGGAATAACAAACAGATACAAATATTCTCTTACTATTAATGATGATGTATTGGAGAGAGCCAAAGTTTATAAAACTATTTCGGTGGATCTTGTTTTTAGATCATCACAGCTTCATCAAATTGAATACAAAGGAAACCTGATGATAGAGCAGTTATTCAATTTGTTTTTTACGAACTATATTAAATCCGCAAAAGGGATTAAGCTTTTACCCGACTTCAATGATCAAATATTAACTTCAGAAAAAACAACAAAAAGAAGAGCGCGGTTAATTTGCGATTATATTGCCGGCGCAACCGATGGCTACGCAATGCGACTGTACCGTCGAATGTTTGATCCCGACTACAGCTCAATATCTGATCTGGTATGA
- a CDS encoding PAS domain-containing protein, whose amino-acid sequence MNYNVQIDSEQRYNRLLEHLTDYIYTVKVYDGKVLETYHGPGCISVTGYNSEAYLIDPELWYRMVHEDDKPKVLQLSKDALSGIKVEPLEHRIIHRDGSTRWVKNTIVLSFNAEGYLTSYDGLIKDITDLKLAEELNALKQKELIQADKMVALGTMVSGIAHEINNPNNFIMLNIVFIQKVLADIEPILDEYFKDQGDLLVGGIPFEKAKEKIARSLKGTLEGAQRIQKITRSLTDFARKDPGELNNDVDIIAVTEISTTITENLIKKSTDNFRVIYEKDLPLIKGNKQQLEQVLINLINNACQSLSDKKKKITISIFTHPEKNNLVIQISDEGVGIDDENLKYIFDPFYTTKRNSGGTGLGLYISYNIIKSHGGELSIKSEKGKGTTCEIILPLKK is encoded by the coding sequence ATGAATTATAATGTTCAAATAGATAGCGAACAGCGATATAACAGACTCCTCGAACATTTAACCGACTATATTTATACTGTAAAAGTATATGACGGTAAAGTCCTCGAAACGTATCATGGCCCCGGATGTATTTCGGTAACAGGATATAATTCGGAAGCATATCTAATTGATCCGGAATTGTGGTACAGAATGGTTCACGAGGATGATAAACCAAAAGTATTGCAATTATCAAAAGATGCGCTTTCAGGAATTAAAGTAGAACCGCTCGAACACAGGATTATTCATCGAGATGGCTCAACAAGATGGGTTAAAAATACAATTGTGCTTTCATTCAATGCTGAGGGATATCTCACCTCATATGATGGCCTTATAAAAGATATTACTGATTTAAAGTTAGCAGAGGAATTAAATGCCCTAAAGCAAAAGGAATTAATTCAGGCTGATAAAATGGTTGCGCTTGGAACTATGGTTAGCGGTATTGCGCACGAAATTAATAATCCCAATAATTTTATAATGCTTAATATTGTTTTTATACAGAAAGTATTAGCCGATATCGAACCAATACTTGATGAATACTTCAAAGATCAAGGGGATCTTTTAGTTGGGGGAATTCCATTTGAAAAAGCAAAAGAAAAAATAGCTCGCTCGCTTAAAGGCACCCTTGAAGGAGCTCAAAGAATTCAAAAAATTACAAGAAGTCTAACTGATTTTGCCCGTAAAGATCCCGGTGAATTAAATAACGATGTTGACATAATTGCCGTTACCGAAATATCAACTACAATTACAGAAAACCTTATAAAAAAATCCACAGATAACTTTAGAGTTATTTACGAAAAAGATTTACCTCTAATTAAGGGTAATAAACAACAGTTAGAACAGGTACTAATTAATCTTATAAATAATGCATGTCAATCCCTTTCCGATAAAAAGAAAAAAATTACAATAAGTATTTTTACGCATCCTGAAAAAAATAATTTAGTAATTCAAATTAGTGACGAAGGCGTTGGAATTGATGATGAGAATCTGAAATATATATTTGATCCCTTCTATACAACAAAACGAAATTCGGGTGGAACGGGACTAGGACTTTATATTTCATACAATATTATTAAAAGTCATGGCGGCGAGCTATCTATTAAAAGTGAAAAGGGAAAAGGAACCACATGCGAAATAATATTACCGTTAAAAAAATGA
- a CDS encoding sigma-54-dependent Fis family transcriptional regulator produces the protein MGGAVYPEYPVLLVDDEQQFIFSAETSLISNGINNINYTTDSREVITILSQNEHSLVVMDMNMPHITGAELLPQIIEKFPDMPVIILTAVNDIENAVNCIKAGAFNYILKPVDDSRLISTIKGAIDIKNIRQENKRLKDYLLTDKLHNPEAFSTIITKSGSMRSIFKYIEAIEKSPLPVLVTGETGVGKELIAHAIHKTSGRRGELVSLNVAGVDDNLFSDTLFGHKKGAYTGADTDRKGLIEQAEKGTLFLDEIGDLAIESQVKLLRLIQDGKYYPLGSDLAKLADVRIVCATNVDINFMKESRSFRKDLYYRLQTHHIHIPPLRERKKDISLLINHFIEKAAAQLQKPKPTVPKELYTLLSTYNFPGNIRELEGIIFDAVSVHSSGIMSLDQIKEKIFYKNRNRDLFSDSELGEELISFSENLPTLKEIEEALIKEALNRADGNQTIAAELLGISRRALNNRLHRKKDEVE, from the coding sequence ATGGGAGGAGCTGTGTACCCCGAATATCCAGTTTTATTAGTTGATGATGAACAACAATTTATTTTTAGTGCTGAAACATCTCTGATAAGCAATGGAATCAATAATATAAACTATACAACCGACAGCAGGGAAGTAATAACAATTTTATCGCAGAATGAACACTCTTTAGTTGTGATGGATATGAACATGCCCCACATTACTGGAGCAGAATTATTGCCTCAAATAATCGAAAAATTTCCAGACATGCCCGTAATAATTCTTACTGCAGTTAACGATATTGAAAACGCGGTTAATTGTATAAAAGCAGGGGCATTTAATTACATTCTCAAACCCGTTGATGATAGTCGGTTGATCTCTACAATTAAAGGGGCAATTGATATTAAAAATATACGACAGGAAAATAAGCGCCTAAAAGATTATCTGCTGACCGATAAACTGCACAATCCCGAAGCATTCTCAACTATAATTACGAAAAGCGGTTCAATGCGCTCTATCTTTAAATACATTGAGGCAATAGAAAAATCACCTCTTCCGGTTCTTGTAACGGGAGAAACCGGAGTTGGTAAAGAATTAATTGCTCACGCTATTCATAAAACCAGTGGAAGAAGGGGAGAGCTTGTTTCATTGAATGTTGCCGGAGTTGACGATAATCTCTTTTCTGATACTTTGTTCGGACACAAAAAAGGAGCATATACCGGAGCCGATACCGATAGAAAAGGATTGATTGAACAGGCTGAAAAGGGAACTCTATTTTTAGATGAGATAGGTGATTTGGCTATCGAATCTCAAGTCAAATTATTGAGACTAATTCAGGATGGCAAGTATTATCCACTTGGTTCCGATTTGGCAAAATTAGCTGATGTGCGTATTGTATGCGCGACCAATGTTGATATAAATTTTATGAAAGAGAGCAGAAGTTTTAGAAAGGATCTCTATTACCGACTTCAAACTCATCATATACATATACCACCATTACGTGAAAGAAAAAAAGATATCTCATTATTAATAAATCATTTTATAGAAAAAGCTGCCGCACAGCTACAGAAACCAAAGCCGACTGTACCTAAAGAACTATATACTCTTCTTTCGACATATAACTTTCCGGGAAATATTCGAGAATTAGAGGGAATTATTTTTGATGCGGTTAGTGTTCATTCTTCCGGGATTATGTCTCTTGATCAAATTAAAGAGAAAATTTTTTATAAAAATAGAAACCGGGACCTTTTTTCTGATTCTGAATTGGGGGAGGAATTAATTTCATTTTCAGAAAATCTGCCCACGCTAAAGGAAATTGAAGAAGCTCTAATAAAGGAAGCATTAAATCGCGCGGATGGAAATCAAACAATTGCTGCGGAATTATTGGGAATTAGCAGGAGAGCTCTGAACAACAGACTCCATAGAAAAAAAGATGAAGTTGAATGA